Below is a window of Rhea pennata isolate bPtePen1 chromosome 2, bPtePen1.pri, whole genome shotgun sequence DNA.
AACTGAGAACTAAACCCTCATATAAGCCCTAAAGAGATTTTCTGGGGGTTGCTTTTCCCAAGTGCTGTCTAGCCAGACATGGTGGGATGTTCTTTCGCTGCCTGAAAATACCCCTCTCTTATTTTcataagcaatttttttttccatcaaagaaacttcttttgccttttctttgttaaaGTACTTTGTAATTATTTACATTGTGTGTTGGctaaagtattttggaaaatttaaCCAGGCAGCAAAAAGCTCCAGtttggggctgaggagaggcaAGTAGGGTTTTCCCCCTCATTAATctattactgaagaaaaagaaatgctttctgtagCAAAACATCACTTACACTAAGTTTGTATGCTTCGTCCCTGAATGTTCCttgattgcttttttatttctctaacaaaGGCTGTGTATCATGCCTtagacttctgcttttttttaaacagcactACAAACAGTATGCATTTCATACAAAGTATTATAACATCAGTTTTAACACAGCATAACTACTTTGAGTGTACTTCAGAAGAATTCCTGAGAAGCTGAAGGTATGTAACTGTCcccttctgcattttctggcACTTACAGTCAAAATCATTCAACAACAGAGTCCTACACATAACACTAactataaaaagagaaaatttgacatttatccatttttataaaaatatctgaagagatttgcttttcattataAAGAAAGACAATAAGCACTAACCACTGTACTCACAAATttgtatcatagaatcacagaatcagtaaggttggaagggacctctggagatcatctagtccaacctccctgctaagcagagtcacctagagcatggtagacagggttgcatccaggcggaccttgaagaactccagagaaagagactccacaacctctctgggcaacttgtgccagggctccgtcactctcacagtgaagaagttcttccttatattcaggcagaacttcctgtgcttcagtttgtgcctgttgcctcttgtcctgtcacgtggcactactgaaaagtttatccccatccccttgacaccctcccttcaggtacttgtacacattggtaagatcccccctcagtcttctcttccacaggctgaagaggcccagctctcacagccgttcctcatagggcaggtgctccagccctctgatcatcctcgtagccctacgctggactctctccggtagctccacatctcccttgtactggggagcccagaactggacccagtactcgagaggaggcctccccagggctgaggagaggggcaagatcacctccctccacctgctggcaacagtcctcccaatgcaccccaggaaacCATTGGcctcttggccacaagggcacatgctggctcatggtcaacttgtcatccaccagcactcccaggtccttctccgcagacCTGCTCTGCATAAGGTCAGCCCCCAGGTTGTcctggtgcctacggttattcctccctaggtgcaggactctgcacttgcccttgttgaacctcgtgaggttcctctctgcccagctctccagcctgtccaggtctctctgaatggcagcacagccctcgggtgtgtcagccacaaATCTACTGGTCCTCAAAGATTCAGCCTTGTTTCTTTCCAAGAGTGCTTCTTTTCCCTGCACTCTAAATAACTCAAGTACTGTCTGTACTTAGAAACTACACTAACTTCATTATATTGGTAGAGTACAAACACTACAGGGTGGATAATGTAGGAAGGAGAGGTTATACCCACATATTGTAATTCAGGAAGACCAAGCATAAAGCTTttctatacaaataaaaatgaatgtatgcAAGGAGCTGTAGTGGTACACCTGCTTATGTAAATAGAGAGGTATGCCTGaagacacattaaaaataatacatatgcATGTACACCCATGcatgctcacacacacactcatgtGCACACACCCCTTGCAGAAcatgcactgaaaataaataaataaataagcaagctCTCGGCATGACTTGCCAAAAGAGGCCCAAATTCCCACTGTGGCTACAGGGCAGGTGTCACTTGTGCAAGCGCCACATGCGAGACTCGGTCACACTTTGAGAAGGGCCCCTCCAGGCTGCCACCTCCCGACCCCAGCCAGCCTGGCCCCTGAGCCCTCCCCGAGGGCGGCTCGCACTGCGCGCCCCGCCTCAGGCGGCTGCCGAGCCCCTGGGGCTCAGGAGCCCCGGCCAGGCCGCTGCGCCTCTGCCCGGGGCACGGCCACGACACCCCCACCCGCCCACAgcacccgccgcccgccgcccgccgccgccgccgccgccgcctcccctcgCGGAAGCGGCCGTTGCCGTGACGTCACTTCCTGCTCGGCTCGCGCCGGGGCCTGCGGGCGCTGCCGAGTGCTTCCGCCCGCGCGTTTCCAGGGCGACgaggcgccgcgcggcccgccGTGAGTAAcggccgcggggcaggcggcggcggcgcgccgggccggggagggctctgcggccgcggcggccgccggctgcAGCAGCGGCGCTCCGACAGGCCGGCCGTGAAACGTAGTGAGAGGCATGAGGCctgcggcgcggcccggcgaGGGGAGCGCGGCTTCCGCGGCCGGAGCTGGCAGCGGTGCCGCGTAGGGAGCGGCCTGcaggccccgctgccccccgccgccggcctcgcAGGTagccgccccgcgcgggccgTGTGAGGAGCTGCGTGTCGGGGGCTGCGCGGTTCCCCGACCCGCGGAGCTGTAGTGCTGCGGGGAGCCGCGTCCAGACCCTAGGGGTGCAGCTCTCCCGCATCCGTTGAACAGTTTTACCTTGGACTGGACTAGGCACTGGGGAAAGGGCGGTAGAGCAGCCATATGGAAGTGTGTTTATTGTGATATACTCAAACAAGTACTTAATCACTCCTTCTTACTTTCTTTGTGCAGCTTGATTGAGTGGGATTAGCTAACATAAGAGATGTCAACTCCCCCTCTGGCTGGGGCAGGGATGCCTCCTGGCGCTTTCTCGGGGGCACAAGCTCAAGCAGCTAGGGAGGTAAATACAGCTTCTCTCTGTCGAATTGGCCAAGAGACTGTTCAGGATATTGTGTTTCGAACCATGGAAATCTTCCAGTTGCTGAGGAATATGCAGGtgagaaataacttttttaaatatatatacttggAGGTAGTTTAGGACATTTAAAGGCATAGCTTGATCAAACTGCTTTGAAAGGAGGATTGAGTGCCGAAAAGAGGATTTAGTGCCGAAATGTGTATACCACTGTTAATACGTTTGCTTCTCCTGTATGTTAAGTGGATAGTGAAAACATGGAGAAGGGCTGAAGTGTATCTCCCTCCGTAATTTGTATACTCTAAGTACACTTaatctgtgtgtttttgttgaaaaacaattaaatgtgtttttgtgCCATTTGTGCTTGTATATACtttttacaacatacaaagaaactcctgctttattttagtttatttagtTACTGTGAGAGAAACTttaatttaatacttttaaCATTTTGGGGTTTTGGTTTTCTAAGTTACCGAATGGTGTTACTTATCATACTGGGACATACCAAGACAGACTGGGAAAGCTGCAGGAACATCTCCGTCAACTATCAATACTCTTCAGAAAACTGAGATTAGTCTATGACAAATGCAATGAAAACTGTGCAGGGCTCGATCCTGTTCCCATAGAAGTAAGTATCtttactttatatataaattacaaATTGGAATCTCAACTCTCTGTTTAGCATACCACCCATTCTTCTTGACTGCACCAGGGTGccataataaacattttaaataagaaattcttCAGTGGACTGACTTTTGTTTATTATTTGGAACCAACTGAAAGATTATGAAACTTTCACACTAGTAACAATTTTTACCAGTTGGGAGGGATCCAATTGTGAAATCAAGCTTCACTTCAAATTTTAGTCCTTGCTATCAGCCTTCTTGGCACACTCACCAGTTTTTCctctaggggaaaaaagggttgggtacattttttaaagaggtTATTTTGATGGGAAAAGTCTACTTTAAGCCCTCACCCACCAGCCTGGCTTCCTAGCTATTTGATAGCCTCGATCATATTATTTAATGACTGACATTATAACTGTACTTTTTAAGGATGTCAGCAAATCTCCTTTTAAACAGTCAAATTATATAATggttttttcttccacataatTGATTCCTATCTGTCTAGAGGGATAGATAGATGATGctctgccttccttttttttagcTAGTTACGAGCCTTCTTATGAGATTTTATTGAACAAGAGACGCAATTATTCAATGGCTAATTGTTTGATCC
It encodes the following:
- the MED30 gene encoding mediator of RNA polymerase II transcription subunit 30, yielding MSTPPLAGAGMPPGAFSGAQAQAAREVNTASLCRIGQETVQDIVFRTMEIFQLLRNMQLPNGVTYHTGTYQDRLGKLQEHLRQLSILFRKLRLVYDKCNENCAGLDPVPIEQLIPYVEEDGSKHDDRGAASQLRFATEERREIMEVNKKLKQKNQQLKQIMDQLRNLIWDINAMLAMRN